cctggagcAGGACGCCACCCAGAGAACGGGACAGGGCACTCTTGGGCAAGGCTGCGCACACTCACTAGCTTCTTTCTGCGTTCATCGATCTGACAGAAGTAGGTACTGATATAGATGTTGTCGAAGCGGATGTCCCTGTTATAGCTGTCCATGTAGGAGAAGCACCTGTGGATGAGAGTGTCTCCATTGCCTACAGGTTTACCCACCCccaaccatgggcttccctgatgtggTCAGTCAGCCGACCGCCCAGCACGCACCAAGCACCGTCTGTGTCCTAGGAGGAGaaagccctgccctgccctccagcaGCCCTGCAGTCCCATGAaaaacatgcacatacatactgCTGAGACAGAACAGAGGGGAGGACGGGAGGGAGGGTTGTgtaagtgcatgtgtgtgcctgggAGGTAGGGGAAGGTTTCCCAGGCATGGAACTTTCAggaagaatagcaagcagaggaAACATTAGGAGCAAAGGATGGAGACAAGGGAAATCCCTCAAGGATGCAGAAATCGCCCGATCCACTGACTCCCACGTTCACCTCTCAAGCCCCTGCCTCTTGGCTGAGCCCTCAAAACATCTCCTGGGAGCTCACTTGAAGCAAACCTCATTTCAACCAtcatttcccttctccactgaTACACCCCTGAGTAAAGTGATATTTTCtgtgtgagcgtgtgtgcacGCGCAGACGTAGCTTTTCTGTGTATCTCTCAAAGTCCCACATAATGCTTCAGTTTCCTGAGGAAAAATGTTAATTGTTGGAAATGTGTTTAAAACTGTAAAAGTACATTAAATAAGCTCTGTAAACTGTGAAACATGATTTCCAATGCTATTGGTTCTGGGACCCTGTAAAAATCCACATCTTTGCCTTTCAGAGAGAAATGTctataaatgcaaagaaagactGTGAGCGCCCCCTTGTGGGGAGACCTACCACTGCTGGGTCTGGGCCTCCGGAGCCGGgtctccatccctccccacctcagccCCTTCAATGAGTGACCTCACCCAGGTTGAAAGCCTGGAAGTGGCTTTTGACTCTgtacctccttccttccctccgcAAGCTGGCTCTgcaccttcccccacctccctccattTCAGGCCAACTTCCTGCCACGCCCCCGCCCACCTCCGTTCCAGCCTGGCTCCCTAACCTCTGACCCACcttggcctccctgcctccaggctgCTCCAGTACAGCCTGCAACCTTGCCGCTGGGGGGCGGTTCAGGGCCCTTCCGCAGGGATTTCCAGACTGTTCTGACTATGCCGGGTCCTCAACCACAGCCTCTGCCGTCCACATCCCACAAATGCTGAATTCCTGACCCAAGAGAAGACTTTTCCTCTTCTTGGCCGTGGCTCCCCATCTGCAGCCTTTTGAAGCTCAGTTATGGCCCTTTCAGGGGCACTTCCTCAGCTCCCATATCTGTCCATAGTACAGCCTTTGAATCATCTCTGTCTTGTGGACGCCTCTCCTACTTCCGCTCAACCATGAGCGTCTTGAGGGCAGAACTATGGCTCATTCATCTCTGTCCTCCCACAGGACTCTggacacacacataaacactcaCTTGCAGTCTACGCCCCACAAACAGGGGCAGAAGGAGCAAGAGGCCCTGCGGCCTCCCTTGTTCAGCCCCTGCCCATCTCAGGCACGTGGGGCTAGAGACAGGAAACAGAGGGTCCGGAGGTCGGCAGGGAAGCAGAGTGAGGCCCAGGGCAGCCCAGCTGGACGCCAGGCTGGGTGGGGTTGAGGACTTTGGTCCAAATGGAGGGAAAGTAGCTGCCAACACAGCAGGCgggagaaaatgaaagcagaattgGACGATAAAAATGGCACAAAGTCAGAGCCAAGGGGAATATgaagggcaagaaaaaaaaatcaaaagtcaaagctaaaagttaaaaaaaaaaaaaaagaagtcagcgTTGGGATAAAGGCCGGAAGGAGGTAGATAAATGAAGACGGTCGCCCTTTTAAGGTGGTGGGAACATGGGGTAACGTTTCTTCTGACAAAATGTCCACATTTCCTTTAACTTTGTGTAAACAACGAACCCAGCTTTGTAAAAAGGCAAAGTCAAAGGCGCAGAGCGTTCAGATTCAGTCGGAGGAGGGCTCTGCAGCTCCATTCCGAGGGCCTCCCTCGGGGCACGGCCAGCAGGAGGCCGGGGCTCCCGGGCAGAGGCTGAGGACTCACGCATGCAGGACCAGCAGGAAGGTGCAGGAGAGCAGCGCGTGCAGCAGCCCCAGGGTCCACTCGAGCTGGGCCTCCTGGCGTCTGACGTAGTCCCGCACCTCGCTGCTCACGTGTTTCCAGCTCGTGTTGAGGCCCAGCACCCcagcccgcttctcctcctggtGGGCGGCACAGGCGCCGCCTCAGAGGCCCAGACCCAGCTTCCCAGACTCTCTGTGGCTTCTCTCCACGCGCCGCCCCCCCCCACGCCCCGCCCCGGGATGCTTCACTCATGCTCTCCTCCTCCCAGGAACTTCAGGGCTGCCTCTGCCTCCTGTTTGCCGCCCTCCTTGACACAGTCTTGCTCCTCTGCACCTCTGCGAGCTGACACCCTCTCACACCTGGCTGACCCTTCCCACAGGCTGGACACCCTCCCCCTCTCCGTCATCCAATGCCTCCACCACTCCGCACCCCGTCCCCTCCCTCACCAGCCACCTCTCCTGCGTCCTCGCCCGCTCTTCCTCGCATCCTGTTCCTgtgccctcctcctcccactccctATCCCCCCCACCTCTCACTGCCCATTTCTTACCTTGAGGTTAATAGTTGCTGAAAATTCCCCCTCCAGGCCATGAATAGACTGGTTGAGGGAGTCATAGGTCTGCCCAAAGTTGCCTTCCACTGGGATGCGACCGCGGCACCAAACTTCCATCACTGGTGGGGGGCAGTGGGGCCGGGTCAGGGGGCCTCCAGTCCTCCCTTCCCGTGACCCTCTTCATCCTACTGCTTTTGTCTCTCTGCCcgtgactttctttctttcttttcattttttggtgagacttatggaatcttagttcccaggccagggattgaacctcttgGCAGTGACAGCCTGGAGCCCTAAACATTGGagccttaatcactggactaaAAGGGAATTCCCTGCCCATGGCTTTCTACCACCTTGAGTTTTTCCCTTCTTCGCTCCCCTTGAATTCTTCCCCCATTTTTTTCACCTGTCTATGACCGTACCAAACACTAATTATGATAGCCAACACGTAACAGAGCAGTTACTCTGTGTGCCGGCTCGGTCAGCTGCTTCACATGTATCATCTCCTTAAATCCTCAAGACCCCTAATGGGATAAGTACTATCGTGATGTCCATCTTTCAGATGAAGAGACAAAGCAGGAACTTACCTGAGTCACAGATCTAGTCAGCTGGAGGCGCTGGGCCCTAAGGATGCCGTGTCCTCAGAGCCCAAAGCCTCCCCTCCTGACTGCCTTCCTGCCTGACACCTTCCCAGGGTCCCCCAGGACTCAGATCCCTAGCCCTGGTGCTCCCCATCCTCCTGCCTCACCCTTGTGCTCACCCTTGGCAATGCTGCAGAAGAACTTGAACTTCATGGGCAGGCAGAGTAGGTGGTTGAGGAGGGGCACCCAGATGCGCTGCATACAAGCTCCATGCTTTTGGTCAAACCAGCGGCGGCAGCTGAACATGGCCTTGTTCACCACATCTGCAGGAAGGGCCAACGGGGGTCTGAGGTCCCCACACCCTGAGCCAACGCCCAGGCCCCTGCCTGCCCAGGGACCCCCGCTCACAGGAGCAGCGCAGCTTAGTCTTCAGCTCATACATCTTCTGTGTAGACAGGTGGTGTCTGAAGGCTGAGGCAAGGGGGGCTGCTCCACCTGGGGCTGTCTCTGAGCCCTCGGCATCCTTGGGTGAGAATCCGCTCTTACTGTTCACCTGGGCATCCAGTTCCTCAAAGGAGTTGGTGATGTTCTGAGTCTCGGCTTTCAGTGAATCTTTGCTGCTCTGGGGTTGGAGGGAGGAAAGGGGTCCGGCATGGCAACTTGGAGCTTCTGTGCCCAACAGCCTGTTCGTCCCCATCAGCCCAGCCTCGGGCTCTTACCTCCAGCTATAAGGAGCTGAGACCTGGAGACGGGCTCTCATCTCAGATTCTCCACTGTATGTAGTCCTTGGgagccctctcccctccccaggtgCCTCTGCTCTACTCACCTCCCAGGCTCCCAGCTCCTCCCAAGGCCTCCTGTTCCGGATCCTTGCTAGTCAAGGAGGGTTCCCCAGGCCCTTGACTTTACCCCTCACCGCTACTCTCTCAGGCCACTGTGTCATCTCCACTGTCCCAACTCCGAAGCCCCGAGGTCCTTGTCTTCCCAATGCTTCAACTTTCCAATTTTTCCAGACCCCAATCTTCAGTCTTCCAGTACCCTATTCCCTCATGCCCTGACTCTCAAAGTTTCCCAACTCCTCAAGGCCAGGGCCCCCAATTTCCTGACATTCTAGCTCAGCTGCCCAGAACACTACCTACTTGGGTGTTTGGGAATGTGTGTGGGATGTGTcccagtggttggggcataggagCTCTTCTGCCATTTAATGCCCAGAGACCCGGGCACATCCTGCAATGTTTGGGAACAGTTCTGCCCCAAATGCCAGTACCACTCGCCCTGTTGTGTAACTATAAGTCCAGGGTCCCAGCTCTCAGCTCAGGTCATCTAGGCCCTGTGAGGAGAGGGACCCCTAGACCCTGCCGTGTAGGGTCCTGACCAGCAAGTCCTTGAACACCGCCCGCAGGGGGGCTGTGGAGACACGCCAAGCTGTGCGGGTGTTGTTGATCTGCAGCTCCACCGTGCAGCCGAGCGATGCTATCACCTCGTTGAGGTTGTGCCGCAGATTGGCCACTGGTCCtgggggaagatgccctggtagATTACCTCCCTCTAGAGCCAATTAACTTTCTTCAGCCCATCCTGAGCTCCCACTCTGCGGGCGGTGACCACCTCCTAGAACCGTACATTGATGGGGCCCAGAAGCTGGTGAGAGGTCATCTCATTCaacccctgattttttttttttctttttgtaaatgaagGAGGCTCAGAGACTCAGAGGAACTCTCTCAGGGGATACACAAGTCAGAACAGCTGGGATTAGACTCCCCACTCTTTGCTCTTCAACAAGCCTGGCTCTCAATGGATAGCCCACCAAGAGTCATTGCTTCAGTGTCACTAACTGGTACCCAGGGGCACACACTCaccctcatagatggcagccaaGGCATATCCCAGTACAAAGAGCCTGCCCTCTTTGCCCAGCATCTTGGGTATTAGCAGAAGGCTGGCACAGCGAATGTGAGGCGAGGTCCCCCAGCCTACGACCCCCAAGCCTGTCAGGAGAGCCCAGGAAGTGGTGCGGCAGAGTAAGGAAGCTGCCTCCCCCACCAAGTTTAGCAGAGCACCCACCTCCCACAACTCCTTTCTAGAACCATCACCACACTGCCCTTGTCCCATTCACTCTGGCTCTGATAGGCCTTCAGGCCACTCATGCATTCATCTACCGAACAGCCGTTTATAGAGTTCGACTGTGTGCCAGCCTCCGGACGGGCTTGGAGAGGAGGCCGGAGGCTGAAAAGCCGGGGTCAGTGATTGACTTGGTGCGTATATAcgagtgtgtgtatttgtgttagGGGAGGGGGCCAACACTTTCCCTTTCCAGGCTGGACTCCCAGGTACCCTAGGTACTGAGGGGGCAGAGAGGTGAATTCTGGAAACAGGCACTGGTGCTCAGAGCAGTCGGAAGAGAGGTCACAGCCACCTCGATATTCCCTGCGCTCTGACACCTACAGCTCTGTCCCTAATTTTAGCCTTTAGTCGTCTACCTCCTGGTGTGTTTCAGCAGTTTCACATGTGTCTCCCTGTGGTCTCTGCAGGGAGACAGTGAGCTCCTTGAAGCTCATAATCCAGGGAGAGAGACAGACGGGTAAACAAATGACTGCAACACCCGGTGCTAAGTGCGCGGGGAGGTGTTGTGGAGAGCTGTGGGAGCCCAGGAGGGAGCAGGCGTTTCTgcggggagggtggggctggCAAGGCCGGACACAGGAGGCGATGTGACAGCTGGGCCTGAACGGTGAGTAAGTGCTGCGAGGCATTCCAAGCCAAAGGAGTAACACAAACTGGTCAGGGAACCTAGAAGGTTCCTGTGTGGCTGGAGTGTTCTCCCAAAGTTGGCCAAGGCAGAGCCCTAGTCCGTAccctcctctccctctgctcAGCCCTCACGGGGTCCCCAGTGTCTCTCATGGGAGCTGCCTCGTCCCTTACTTCCTCTCTTGCTAGTCTAGATTTCAATTTTCATGaggcagccagagtgatcttacaaaaacaaaaattggaTCATGGTCCCTCCTCTGCTTGAAACCATGCAGTGATGTCCCATCTCTGCTTGGGATCAAATCTGGACTCCTCTAACACGATCACCGGACTCTCCTGATCTGGCCCCTTCCCACCTTCTGAGGTGATCTCATCCTATTCAGCCCTTCGCCCACCACGTCCGCCCACATTGGCCTTGTTGCTGTTTCTGGAATTTGCCAAGCTCCCGCGTCCTCTCAGGTCTTTACCCTGGCTGTTCCCCCTGCCAGGAGCACTCCTCCCCCTAGTCTTCACCTGGCCGGCTCTACCTTGTCATACAGGTTTGCTGCAAACCCTGCCGGGTGCCACCCATGGTTtgttctcccttcttccttgctAACACAACTTGGGTTTTGTTCCAGGGCAATGGCCTGTCCCTATCCTGGCCCCTGGGGGTAAATCTGGATCCGTCTAACCCAAGCATGCTATAGTAGGACATCGAAAGGGGAGTGATTCTGTGGTCTTGGCCTTTTGGCCAAGACTCAAGCTGAGGATGATAGTTGACAAATAGTCACCCTACTTTCTGAGGGTGATTGTTGACCAAGGGCTGCTCTGCCTTCTAAAGAGAGCCTCATGGAGTTTGCTATCTGGGCATTCCCAAAAGAGCAAAACTGGTGTCTCACCCCTCTACCCCAACCAGCCTAGACAAAGACAGGGCCAGAAATCGGAATTATCTGGAAGTGGAGGGAAGTGGTTAGAGCAGGCAGACATAGGAGAGGCTGTGGGGAGGATGGGTGTTCACTTCCTCATGGCAAGTGACAGACTCCGAGAGCACCCGTCTGAGGCTGGTGTTGCAAGAAGGGGAACCCGGCTTACCCCTCCCAACTGGACACCCGCTGAGCTGCAGAGCCTGGCAGGGCCACCCCAGGGCTGCCCCAGAGCACAGAGGCAGGAGCGTTCAGAGGTCAGCAGGGCCTCCCAGGAGTATGGGGGAAATGTGCACATGGAGAGTGGTGCTTCTCATCATGATGGGGAGGGGGTGACTTCAAGGGGTCCTGTGTTCCCCGTTTGGGAGGGCAAGGACGTTTCCTTTGGGACATATAGAGGGCATGTTAAGTCGCCTCCATCATCcagactccctgtgaccccatggactgtagcccaccaggctcctctgtccatggtattctgcaggcatgaatactggagtgggttgccatgccctccttcaggggatcttcccaacccagggatcgaaactgcatctcttatgtctcctgcattggcaggcaggttctttaccactagcgccacctgggaaacagagAGGGCAGCAGGCCTCAAAGCCATCTGTGGGGTCCCCCTGTGGGGTCCATCTGTGGGGTCCCCCTGTTCAGGGGGAGGCATCCAAAAATAAGGGTCTGCAGGTGGCCTGTAGGAACTACAGGGAGCTTCGTTCAAGGTCAGTCAAATAGAACTGCCTCAGCAGGAAACTGGGCCCAGCACGGTCCACACAGAGCCTCCAGCCAGACCATGAACAGGGCCCCCTGAGACGGCCAGGGTGTGAGGGAGTGCCGCACAGAGGCGGGGGAATTCTAACAGTATCGATGACTTCAGACTTTTGTCCCTTTTCCTCTAATTCTTCTAATCCCCTTTCTGACATCAGAAGAgccagaaagggaaggaagtggagaaaaaaaGTGAGTGAGCAGGCTGTGCCTCTTGTCCGCCGCAGGACCCCACTCCACGATCAGGCCTGAGCTTCGGGGCAAGGGCGTGGTCAGAAGGGAAGATGTTTGAGAATGATGTGAGATTGAAATCTTGACGTAGACAGGACTGGACCTTTTAAGCCCCGAAAATGGTCATAATTACTGAAGCAAGACTAGATCTTCTAGATGAAAATCACCAGAAAGCTAAGGGTCTGTGTGAGAGGTCATCAGTGGGGAGAAATGTTGGAAAACAGTGGCCAGAGAGAAAGTAGTTTCCTGTTGGAGCCCCATAGAAGGAGTTGATTCAGTGAGCTTGGGATGATGCCATGTCCGTGCCCCGTGCTTGGGAGAGGGTTAGAAAGGACACATGTTCTGACAAAAGAGGTGTGGGGGAAGTCGGCTGGGGGGTTACAGGAAGTTCTTTGTTCTTATAGGAGACACGAGGAAGGAATGCTCTGATCTTTTGATATTGTCATATGGGGACATGGTGTCTGGATTTGCTGCAGCCATTTGGTGACCTGAAGAGGAATGATCTACAGGCCAAAAATGGCagagaaaaaagtcaaaaggAAGCTTGGTCCTTGGTGGGTTTACTGAGCTGCCAAATTATCCAAATTCCAAAACTACTCTACCTTGAAACTtgttaaatgagatgataaattTCCTCTATGGTTAAACCACTTTTAGGTGGGTTTTCTGTTCCTGTGTCTCAACACCTCTTGATGCAAGGTCTCCCTTCACATGTCACCTTCTctaagaagccttccctgactactCCCCAGCTAATTCCGAATCCCTTTCTATCACATTCCCCTGGTTTACGTTTTTCATACCACTTGTAACCATCCAAAATGCTcttgtctatttcttcatttattgtcTAACTCTTTCAACTAGAATGTAAACTtgaaagagaatgtaaaaaaaaaaagaaaaagaatgtaaactcTGAAAAAActgggtgtgtgggggggaatAGTTAaaaggaattaagaggtacaaacctccagttatataataaataagtcaGAGATATATAACAAGGAATTTGGTCAATAGGAAATatggccaatattttacaataactttaaatggagtataatctataaggATGCTGAATCaaaatgttgtacacctgaaactaatataacatttcaaattaactatacttcaattaaaaacaacataTTCAATAATATTGTAAAAACTTTGTACGGGGAAAGATGGTTcttagacttattgtggtgatcattttataatgtatgcaAGTGTCAAATCACTATAtcgtacacctgaaattaacataatattgtacatcaactatgtcaattaaaaaaagaaatcattataaATTTAAAGCAGTTactgcacatacatatatatacacagaggtATGCACTATATACcataatgtatgtatgtgtatgtaatgcgtgttatatatattataaactctAGGggtctaaaatttttaaaatgagctgaGTGCTTGTCAACCTTGTTCACTGCTGAATGAATCCTCAGAAGGTGCTCAGTTAGtgctaaatgaatgagtgaatgagtgaattgaATTTATCAGAAGCAGCAGGAAACAAGATCAGAGAGGTCAGGAGAGATGGGGATTATGAATGGTTTTGGGGTTTATCATGGGGGTTaatctctggaggaggaaatggcaacccattccagtattcttgcctggagaatcccaaggaccgagaagcctggcgggctacagtctgtggggttgtgaagagtcggacgtgactgatcACACACATAGGGGTTAATAGGGAGGCCCTCAGATTGGGGAGATTCTTGTGGGCAAGGACTGTGTCTTCTGTAGACTGGGGCCTCTTCCCTCTGATCTCCCTTCAAAATCCAAGATGAGGCTGAAATTACAAGGGACACTTGGGAacagaagaaacaagagaagatTCCTTCCTGGGCACCCAGGGCTGTGCTGCATCCCTGCGCTTAGCCCAGCACTAACCCACCAAGCTGTACAATGTCACCATCTTCTGATCTTCATAGATGTTCATAGGGTTCACCAGAAGCTGAAAGAGACCTAAAGATACAGGGTTCAGCCAAAGGTCAAAAGGTGCGCCCCACCTCTGACCTCTGCTCCGTACTCACCTATGGCCAGGAGCCCTCCGGTGCCTGCCCCCAGCAGGAAAGCACTGACGGGAAACTCACCCGGCTGGCGCCATAGGA
This portion of the Cervus canadensis isolate Bull #8, Minnesota chromosome 2, ASM1932006v1, whole genome shotgun sequence genome encodes:
- the DCST1 gene encoding E3 ubiquitin-protein ligase DCST1 isoform X2; translated protein: MAIRPHQNGAKGPRKLPHTTVQGFLNWALPRSCNQFLWRQPGEFPVSAFLLGAGTGGLLAIGLGVVGWGTSPHIRCASLLLIPKMLGKEGRLFVLGYALAAIYEGPVANLRHNLNEVIASLGCTVELQINNTRTAWRVSTAPLRAVFKDLLSSKDSLKAETQNITNSFEELDAQVNSKSGFSPKDAEGSETAPGGAAPLASAFRHHLSTQKMYELKTKLRCSYVVNKAMFSCRRWFDQKHGACMQRIWVPLLNHLLCLPMKFKFFCSIAKVMEVWCRGRIPVEGNFGQTYDSLNQSIHGLEGEFSATINLKEEKRAGVLGLNTSWKHVSSEVRDYVRRQEAQLEWTLGLLHALLSCTFLLVLHACFSYMDSYNRDIRFDNIYISTYFCQIDERRKKLGKQTLLPLRKAEKKTVIFPWDPTIQAAEMRNVLRELMETLPVLLLLLVLCGLDWALYSIFDTIRHHSFVQYSFRSSHKLEVKVGGDSMLARLLRNTIGALNTSSEIVVDSNNMPCLPQPVPLSTRAYLKAALPSGLLVCLCLLQAFGYRLRRVITAFYFPKREKKRTLFLYNDLLRKRAAFTQLRRATILRRARQQRAPRRHLLDILHRSCPLLRPLLRRRCVVCQAPETPESYVCPTPNCEAVYCRSCWNDMRQRCPACTPREELSSSAYSDSNDDATYAE
- the DCST1 gene encoding E3 ubiquitin-protein ligase DCST1 isoform X1, translated to MAIRPHQNGAKGPRKLPHTTVQGFLNWALPRSCNQFLWRQPGEFPVSAFLLGAGTGGLLAIGLFQLLVNPMNIYEDQKMVTLYSLVGLGVVGWGTSPHIRCASLLLIPKMLGKEGRLFVLGYALAAIYEGPVANLRHNLNEVIASLGCTVELQINNTRTAWRVSTAPLRAVFKDLLSSKDSLKAETQNITNSFEELDAQVNSKSGFSPKDAEGSETAPGGAAPLASAFRHHLSTQKMYELKTKLRCSYVVNKAMFSCRRWFDQKHGACMQRIWVPLLNHLLCLPMKFKFFCSIAKVMEVWCRGRIPVEGNFGQTYDSLNQSIHGLEGEFSATINLKEEKRAGVLGLNTSWKHVSSEVRDYVRRQEAQLEWTLGLLHALLSCTFLLVLHACFSYMDSYNRDIRFDNIYISTYFCQIDERRKKLGKQTLLPLRKAEKKTVIFPWDPTIQAAEMRNVLRELMETLPVLLLLLVLCGLDWALYSIFDTIRHHSFVQYSFRSSHKLEVKVGGDSMLARLLRNTIGALNTSSEIVVDSNNMPCLPQPVPLSTRAYLKAALPSGLLVCLCLLQAFGYRLRRVITAFYFPKREKKRTLFLYNDLLRKRAAFTQLRRATILRRARQQRAPRRHLLDILHRSCPLLRPLLRRRCVVCQAPETPESYVCPTPNCEAVYCRSCWNDMRQRCPACTPREELSSSAYSDSNDDATYAE